In the Setaria italica strain Yugu1 chromosome VI, Setaria_italica_v2.0, whole genome shotgun sequence genome, one interval contains:
- the LOC101757611 gene encoding uncharacterized protein LOC101757611 has protein sequence MRKAGAKEGSIGSKGAIDVNRSPVSSAIAGRPSDFMIKICTCSGGSSSSPPRNLKNIDISMTCKGCTCESTTDRGGPSCSSKPNSMGLELPRPINPEVRWKTVNRRQRAARRARTFFGQDGRKDGIGSFYLFGSALNQEMAQEDAPVSESEKLGVSILGRRFSDPVENVPIKKRRFHMDCSPSPPPTPLLVDPYEKILGRSSRGIRSYEKHRKVKMLGSECKDESRGPFDDDDFSGISILAAAACESEMDGDILNGACSKLAHPLQERKLENTRSDTESSLLHDMEDKLNIPGASHCIYDRPLGSSYSAPDMKPLFATTPTSSENLVESASPPKVNCSYYSVLNSANKIVMASDAKSSSIAMANSSGNPEKIIGCSQDADVQTNHANATHDSRLHWDLNVPMEAWDTDCGGDDPTISTISDHNDAGNDMNKQQSSHDHFDLTDAGDVANSSVDKIQMADVPKDVCINTKDEGDSPADSSAHPSLHQSSQNLQLLESGSVGIDALAETMDLPDQQKNGFASVMESRIGSNPEPALIMERFPSTYVEKVDASHPPPVDCEGLSHMSFVNGHVGCNSLQTSELGSTVKPLASRLVSEESTNFPTVTPLHKKVTDFGWSKNKLEEASEQSISESKNQELLDVDSGTSKMDQSVSKNSGHDIDVFYVNKSTDAENLTHPGDNPGSSDCDMAHVHEEDGTDAVINSKDCLITCANSSSAETFYISGVAPQVPVASSECHKPGVTDADSIVDSRENDHGKVASNIYSEHCYETDTSRISENLAGVGKIDVEEDDSQYEDGELRESGDRYWVGDGYEEVKPANWHYQVSDYKNGEAIPGLAPLPVDSVAKNVGIHVSSYNETQSRKEDVPVSPISSKRSWLTNCLDGGPVTDGKAQSIHSRGDTQMYGINPGRVAVGSAAIVSQSERCNDGLGDDLSSIRMKNTGWDMLPEDQKHSRHDPRDGADSSNRCVLSSLDAAGDDESLRKMGLSNKDVQRVEQQKSFDRPQRNGLSRSDDGYGSGSKAERPIDSHRSHGIYDASRHIQTGNRGQWMENSKHPRSARRKSPEYYNYGPSGPRNAAEAAVAKMESNGFVVAPDGTLVRAVDAANAGQMTRRMRNTSSGSYRSLSGRGSPIDRDGACGMSRGPVHARESSPERHFGANGNRSGRYGPEMEKDHSTDGNLSSVRCSLPNRQRGIPTGRASLNLSRAHSRSPSGSRSRSPHDWASPRNRRKIIANGGSALRRNSRSPPNHMAKVRMGRMASPKRQPGYDDRSMRYSPSRNHTYSQHASTWVDGRNGSTVDLSDHNKRYSRRSPPSRITSRNDRFDVMDSQGRSRSGEFYRSTQGRLPYGYDRANKHDGNGDDQREYADRYGNHSVKPYDRDGAVKQFRNNTGDKFRTRISAPRSPEPQRRVSPRRFDRSFER, from the exons ATGAGGAAAGCTGGAGCCAAAG AGGGATCAATTGGATCCAAGGGTGCGATTGATGTGAATAGGTCACCTGTTTCTTCAGCAATAGCAGGAAGACCATCTGATTTTATG ATCAAAATTTGCACTTGCAGTGGAGGGTCATCATCTTCACCACCTCGTAATCTTAAGAACATAGATATTTCGATGACCTGTAAAGGCTGTACTTGTGAATCAACAACAGATAGAGGCGGACCTTCGTGTAGCAGCAAGCCTAACAGTATGGGCTTGGAGCTCCCAAGACCTATAAATCCTGAGGTGAGATGGAAGACTGTAAACAGGAGGCAAAGGGCTGCAAGGAGAGCAAGGACTTTCTTTGGGCAAGATGGAAGGAAGGACGGAATTGGATCTTTCTATTTATTTGGCAGTGCTTTGAATCAAGAAATGGCACAAGAAGATGCTCCAGTCTCTGAATCTGAGAAG CTAGGGGTATCCATTCTTGGTAGGCGCTTTAGTGATCCCGTGGAAAATGTTCCTATAAAGAAGAGAAGATTTCATATGGACTGTTCTCCATCGCCTCCACCCACTCCATTGCTAGTGGACCCATATGAAAAAATATTGGGCAGATCTTCTAGAGGCATCAGATCATATGAGAAGCATCGCAAGGTTAAGATGCTGGGAAGTGAGTGCAAGGATGAAAGTAGAGGTccttttgatgatgatgatttttcTGGTATATCAAtactagctgctgctgcttgtgagAGTGAGATGGATGGTGACATACTAAATGGGGCATGCTCAAAGTTAGCTCATCCTTTACAAGAAAGAAAGCTGGAAAATACTAGGAGTGACACCGAATCGAGTCTACTACATGACATGGAGGATAAGTTAAATATTCCTGGCGCTTCACATTGCATATATGATAGGCCTCTTGGCTCATCTTATTCTGCTCCAGATATGAAGCCCTTATTTGCTACCACACCAACTAGCTCAGAGAATCTTGTTGAATCTGCATCACCTCCCAAGGTTAATTGTTCATACTATTCTGTACTGAACAGTGCAAACAAAATAGTGATGGCTTCGGATGCTAAGTCTTCAAGTATTGCAATGGCAAATAGCTCAGGCAATCCAGAAAAAATCATAGGTTGCTCACAGGATGCAGATGTGCAAACCAACCATGCCAATGCCACTCATGATTCTAGGCTGCATTGGGATCTTAATGTTCCCATGGAGGCATGGGACACTGATTGTGGTGGTGATGATCCTACAATTTCTACTATAAGTGATCATAATGATGCTGGAAATGACATGAACAAACAACAGTCATCTCATGATCATTTTGACTTGACAGATGCTGGCGATGTAGCTAATAGCTCTGTTGACAAAATTCAAATGGCTGATGTACCAAAAGATGTATGTATTAATACAAAGGATGAAGGGGATTCTCCTGCTGATAGTTCGGCACACCCTTCGCTCCATCAGTCTTCCCAAAACTTGCAGCTATTGGAATCTGGATCTGTAGGGATCGATGCTCTTGCGGAAACAATGGATTTGCCTGACCAGCAGAAGAACGGATTTGCTTCCGTTATGGAATCACGCATAGGATCAAATCCAGAACCAGCTCTTATCATGGAGCGCTTTCCTTCTACATATGTGGAGAAAGTCGATGCTTCACATCCCCCACCTGTTGATTGTGAAGGTTTGTCTCATATGTCCTTTGTGAATGGCCATGTTGGATgtaattcactccaaacaagtGAACTGGGTTCCACAGTGAAACCTTTGGCAAGCAGATTAGTTTCTGAGGAAAGCACAAACTTTCCAACAGTAACCCCTTTACATAAAAAGGTTACTGATTTTGGCTGGAGCAAGAATAAACTTGAAGAAGCTTCTGAACAAAGCATATCTGAATCTAAGAACCAGGAGCTTTTGGATGTTGATTCAGGAACTAGTAAAATGGACCAGTCAGTTAGTAAGAACAGTGGACATGACATTGATGTATTTTATGTCAACAAGAGTACTGATGCAGAAAACCTCACTCATCCAGGGGACAACCCAGGGTCTTCTGATTGTGATATGGCTCATGTACATGAGGAAGATGGCACTGATGCAGTGATTAATTCTAAAGACTGTTTAATTACTTGTGCCAACAGTAGCAGTGCAGAAACATTTTACATTTCAGGTGTGGCTCCTCAGGTTCCTGTTGCGAGTTCAGAATGCCACAAACCAGGAGTTACTGATGCTGATAGTATTGTAGATTCACGAGAAAATGATCATGGGAAGGTCGCATCAAATATTTATTCTGAGCACTGCTATGAAACTGACACATCTCGTATTAGTGAAAATCTAGCTGGGGTTGGAAAAATTGATGTTGAGGAGGATGATTCTCAATATGAGGATGGGGAACTTAGAGAATCTGGTGATCGTTATTGGGTGGGTGATGGATATGAAGAAGTTAAGCCTGCCAACTGGCATTACCAGGTATCAGATTACAAGAATGGAGAAGCCATTCCTGGCCTCGCTCCTCTCCCTGTTGACTCTGTTGCAAAGAATGTGGGTATTCATGTTTCTAGTTACAATGAAACACAGTCAAGAAAGGAAGATGTACCTGTTTCACCTATCTCGTCTAAGCGTTCATGGTTAACAAACTGCTTAGATGGTGGACCTGTCACTGATGGAAAAGCTCAAAGTATTCATTCGAGAGGTGATACCCAGATGTATGGGATAAACCCAGGCCGTGTAGCAGTTGGATCTGCTGCAATAGTCAGCCAGTCTGAAAGGTGCAATGATGGTCTAGGTGATGATCTGTCAAGTATCAGAATGAAGAACACAGGTTGGGACATGTTGCCTGAAGATCAAAAGCACTCTCGACATGATCCAAGGGATGGGGCTGATTCATCTAACCGGTGTGTTTTGAGTTCATTAGATGCTGCTGGAGATGACGAGTCGTTGAGAAAAATGGGTCTATCAAATAAAGATGTCCAACGAGTGGAACAACAAAAGTCATTTGACAGACCCCAGAGAAATGGACTGAGCAG ATCTGATGACGGTTATGGCTCAGGCTCCAAAGCTGAAAGGCCGATTGACTCTCATAGGTCACATGGCATCTATGACGCATCACGGCATATTCAAACAGGCAACCGGGGGCAGTGGATGGAAAATTCAAAACATCCTCGTTCTGCTCGGCGTAAATCACCTGAATATTATAATTATGGCCCATCTGGTCCGAGGAATGCTGCAGAAGCTGCTGTCGCAAAGATGGAGAGCAATGGTTTTGTTGTTGCACCTGATGGCACTTTAGTAAGGGCTGTTGATGCTGCAAATGCTGGTCAGATGACAAGAAGGATGAGAAATACTTCAAGTGGCTCATACCGCTCTTTATCTGGACGAGGTTCCCCAATTGACAGGGATGGAGCTTGTGGGATGTCCAGGGGTCCTGTACATGCTAGGGAATCATCTCCGGAGCGGCACTTTGGTGCGAATGGTAACCGCTCTGGTCGATATGGTCCTGAAATGGAGAAAGATCATAGTACAGATGGAAATTTGAGTTCAGTTCGTTGCTCGCTGCCCAATAGACAACGAGGCATCCCGACGGGTAGAGCATCACTTAACCTTTCGCGTGCTCACAGCAGATCTCCTTCTGGGTCAAGGTCCCGATCCCCACATGACTGGGCATCACCTAGGAACAGGAGGAAGATCATCGCAAACGGAGGTTCAGCTTTGCGGAGGAATAGTAGATCTCCACCTAATCACATGGCTAAAGTTAGAATGGGTAGAATGGCTTCACCTAAGAGACAACCTGGATATGATGATCGATCTATGCGCTACAGTCCATCAAGAAACCACACTTACTCCCAACATGCTTCAACATGGGTTGATGGAAGGAACGGCTCAACGGTAGATCTTTCTGATCATAATAAAAGATATTCAAGGAGAAGCCCTCCCTCAAGAATTACCTCACGGAATGACAGATTTGATGTAATGGACTCCCAAGGACGATCAAGGTCTGGAGAGTTCTACCGTTCAACACAGGGAAGACTTCCTTATGGCTATGATAGGGCAAATAAGCATGATGGGAACGGTGATGATCAAAGGGAATATGCTGATAGATATGGAAATCATTCTGTCAAACCATATGACCGTGATGGTGCTGTAAAACAATTCAGAAATAATACTGGAGATAAATTTCGGACTCGTATTTCTGCTCCCAGATCACCAGAACCCCAAAGAAGGGTGAGTCCTCGGAGATTTGACAGGAGCTTTGAGAGGTAG